In one Candidatus Absconditicoccus praedator genomic region, the following are encoded:
- a CDS encoding aspartate 1-decarboxylase, with product MSVETQERVVSVNGGAARLAEKGDKLIIMAYEITQDEIITPTIVILGEENIIKNIKNTL from the coding sequence GTGTCTGTAGAAACACAAGAAAGAGTAGTTAGTGTTAACTGATGAGCAGCAAGATTAGCAGAAAAATGAGATAAGTTGATAATTATGGCTTATGAAATAACTCAAGATGAAATTATTACTCCAACTATAGTTATTCTTGGTGAAGAAAATATTATAAAAAATATCAAAAATACTTTATAA
- a CDS encoding ferredoxin--NADP reductase — protein sequence MKTFKIRLKSKEMSNNNMSSFLVFDILEDFEFKTGQFVMLTVPADMGEVKRAYSIASPAYEAQKNYQFSIYVKKASQAGASKFLTQDIQPGQILEAKGPMGHFVDNEDTDKYLLISSGCGVGPVLAHYQRLKETQKYKKMVNIFGEKYVDEIVDSAKNKFTKDDSNTKSIFFFSREEELPDWSRKGYVQHALDEAIEFLEDNNIKVFVCGLPQMVDDIKQKLIDKGVDSNKIIFEKY from the coding sequence ATGAAAACATTCAAAATTAGACTAAAGTCAAAAGAAATGTCCAACAACAATATGAGTAGTTTTTTGGTGTTTGATATTTTGGAGGATTTTGAGTTCAAAACATGACAGTTTGTGATGCTTACTGTACCTGCAGATATGTGAGAAGTCAAAAGAGCATATAGCATTGCTAGCCCCGCTTATGAAGCCCAAAAAAACTATCAATTCAGTATATACGTAAAAAAAGCATCACAAGCATGAGCATCCAAGTTTCTTACTCAAGACATTCAACCCTGACAGATCCTTGAAGCAAAATGACCTATGTGACATTTTGTAGACAATGAAGACACTGATAAGTACTTGCTAATATCCTCTTGATGTTGAGTATGACCAGTATTAGCTCATTATCAAAGATTAAAAGAAACACAAAAATACAAAAAAATGGTTAATATATTTTGAGAAAAATATGTAGATGAAATTGTTGATTCAGCTAAAAATAAGTTTACAAAAGATGACTCAAACACAAAAAGCATTTTCTTTTTTTCTAGAGAAGAAGAGCTTCCTGATTGGTCAAGAAAATGATATGTACAGCATGCATTAGACGAAGCAATTGAGTTTTTGGAAGACAACAACATTAAAGTCTTTGTGTGTTGATTACCACAAATGGTAGATGACATCAAACAAAAACTTATAGACAAATGAGTAGACAGCAACAAAATTATTTTTGAAAAATATTAG
- a CDS encoding ComF family protein, protein MGFVDILFPRQCFVCGENGNYLCNECKKQLSFHPEVCPGCLELSKNFRLCSTCKTTTDLSIEGVVITYTYSTEIKKLVSSFKYSHAKDIGNFLSEKMYLSLASNTSISFKNTFISFVPMHWIKKHFIRGYNPAEVLAGGVSNLSNLPLIRFINKTKLTLSQTYFGRRGRLSNVSSSIGLDDLDLSGYENLILVDDIYTTGATIKQISSIIKTYYPHIKIWGCVLARHLKKN, encoded by the coding sequence ATGTGATTTGTAGATATTTTGTTTCCAAGGCAGTGTTTTGTATGTTGAGAAAATTGAAATTATTTGTGCAACGAATGCAAAAAACAGTTGAGTTTTCATCCTGAGGTGTGTCCATGATGTCTAGAATTGTCAAAAAATTTCAGACTTTGTAGTACTTGCAAAACCACAACAGACCTATCAATAGAATGAGTTGTTATAACATATACTTACTCAACAGAAATCAAAAAGCTTGTCTCTTCTTTTAAGTATTCTCATGCAAAAGATATTGGCAATTTTTTGTCAGAAAAAATGTACTTATCGCTTGCTTCAAACACATCCATATCTTTTAAAAATACATTTATTTCTTTTGTGCCAATGCATTGGATAAAAAAACATTTTATAAGATGATACAATCCTGCAGAAGTTTTGGCAGGTTGAGTTTCTAATCTTTCCAATTTGCCTTTGATTCGTTTTATCAATAAAACTAAACTTACTCTGTCTCAAACATATTTTGGAAGAAGATGAAGGTTGTCTAATGTGTCTTCTTCTATTTGATTAGATGATTTGGATTTATCTTGATATGAAAATTTGATATTGGTAGATGATATTTATACTACCTGAGCAACAATCAAACAAATTTCAAGCATAATAAAAACTTATTATCCTCATATAAAAATTTGGTGATGTGTATTGGCCAGACACCTTAAGAAAAATTAA
- a CDS encoding chorismate mutase codes for MSLENYRKEIDKIDNQILELLAKRDKEVEKVKKFKEENDMPKIQSSRWEKVLQEKVEKGKILGVQEGLIREIWEAIHKYSLKKQNNEQ; via the coding sequence ATGAGCCTAGAAAACTACAGAAAAGAAATAGACAAAATTGACAACCAAATTTTGGAACTATTGGCAAAAAGAGATAAAGAAGTTGAAAAAGTTAAAAAATTTAAAGAAGAAAATGATATGCCAAAAATACAATCATCAAGATGGGAAAAAGTACTTCAAGAAAAAGTAGAAAAATGAAAAATACTATGAGTACAAGAATGATTAATAAGAGAAATATGGGAAGCAATACATAAGTATTCACTCAAAAAACAAAATAATGAGCAATAA
- a CDS encoding glycosyltransferase — MSNKINIIFFGRLTKEKGVDIVLETLQKYQNNDKINFWIFGKGDKYFEDKIKEVDRARAGVKYLGWQNQRTIKKYLGKSHYCLMPSRFLETFGLSALESISQGVPVIGFAKGGLKQFIPKNLDINRQKGQNDFEKLDKIIKQIIDSHNNEEYQKISNQLKEKSKEYSKKHWIKNFEQIAGRNKRILVVSDFIENIGGIENYILETDKLLSQSGHKVDKFGLDSKLVKYRKFLMPLVGFNIFGYLGLRRKIKQFQPDIIWIHSASRYLGWLPLINCNGKTCLMMYHDFGYFHPFPSKVYEQNQIEFELNFIDFIKAGQTKNPFKIAFIILKFFSIKLLKNTIKKNTHLHLVPSEYMENVVSKSRNIDKKNIKTLAHFNFS; from the coding sequence ATGAGCAATAAAATTAATATTATCTTTTTTGGTAGGCTAACAAAAGAAAAAGGGGTTGACATTGTTCTGGAAACTTTACAAAAATACCAAAATAACGACAAAATTAATTTTTGGATTTTTTGAAAATGAGACAAATATTTTGAAGACAAAATAAAGGAAGTTGATCGCGCCCGGGCGGGAGTGAAATATCTTGGTTGGCAAAACCAAAGAACCATAAAAAAATACCTTTGAAAATCTCACTACTGTCTGATGCCATCAAGATTTTTGGAAACTTTTGGCTTGTCTGCATTAGAAAGCATTAGCCAGGGAGTTCCTGTGATATGATTTGCAAAATGATGATTGAAGCAGTTTATTCCAAAAAATTTGGATATAAACAGACAAAAATGACAAAATGATTTTGAAAAACTTGATAAGATAATAAAACAAATAATTGATAGTCATAATAATGAAGAATATCAAAAAATTTCTAATCAGTTAAAAGAAAAAAGCAAAGAATACAGCAAAAAACATTGGATAAAAAACTTTGAACAAATTGCTTGAAGAAACAAAAGGATACTTGTGGTGTCAGATTTTATAGAAAATATTGGGTGAATAGAAAATTATATTTTGGAAACAGACAAGCTACTTTCCCAAAGTTGACATAAAGTAGACAAATTTTGATTAGATAGTAAGCTAGTAAAATATAGAAAATTCTTGATGCCGTTGGTTGGATTTAATATTTTTGGATATTTAGGATTAAGAAGAAAGATTAAACAATTTCAACCAGATATTATATGGATACACTCTGCAAGTAGATATTTGTGATGGTTGCCTTTGATTAACTGCAACTGAAAAACTTGCTTGATGATGTATCATGATTTTTGATACTTTCACCCATTTCCATCAAAAGTGTATGAACAAAACCAAATTGAATTTGAATTAAATTTTATAGATTTCATAAAAGCATGACAAACCAAAAACCCTTTCAAAATTGCTTTTATTATATTAAAATTTTTTAGCATAAAACTATTAAAAAATACTATCAAAAAAAACACACATCTACACTTAGTACCTAGTGAATACATGGAAAATGTAGTTAGCAAATCTCGAAATATAGACAAAAAAAACATCAAAACATTAGCACATTTTAATTTTTCTTAA
- the tyrS gene encoding tyrosine--tRNA ligase, whose amino-acid sequence MHLKDILEKKGLLYQYSNEKVFDIYDKGGQTLYFGVDPTADSMHIGHFTVFMNALNYMLKGNKLILIVGGATGMIGDPSGKDSERNFLDKKQLDKNVDSLSRQMSNIISNLEKLTGKKLDFEIINNHDFYENMTFLDFLRDAGKYITVNNMMNKETVKPRIEDPEKSISYTEFSYMLIQAYDFVKLYKEKDCKLQICGSDQWGNGVTGIELIRKILDKESYVVSAPLILDSSGKKFGKSEGNAIWLDENKSSPYFVYQYFMNCTDEDVERFLKIYTILDFEEIDKIVDTHKQAPENRYGQAMLAKNVVRTVFGEKQSIQAEKISEVMFGKKDKKEIIKSMDEEEIKALKNEIGGIDWKGNIKITEALSQSGLTASNSEAKKMIKSGAVYLNEEKVEDIEKEITDDDLINGKIALLRKGKKNYKIIS is encoded by the coding sequence ATGCACCTAAAAGACATACTAGAGAAAAAATGACTTTTATACCAATACTCAAATGAAAAAGTTTTTGACATATATGATAAATGATGACAAACATTATATTTTGGTGTAGACCCTACTGCAGATAGTATGCATATATGACATTTCACAGTATTTATGAATGCTTTGAATTATATGCTAAAATGAAACAAACTTATTTTGATAGTAGGTGGAGCAACAGGTATGATATGAGATCCAAGTGGTAAAGACAGTGAAAGAAACTTTTTGGACAAAAAACAACTTGATAAAAATGTGGACAGCTTGTCTAGACAAATGTCAAATATAATATCAAACCTTGAAAAACTAACTTGAAAAAAACTAGATTTTGAAATAATAAACAACCATGATTTTTATGAAAATATGACATTCTTGGATTTTCTCAGGGATGCAGGAAAATACATCACAGTTAACAATATGATGAACAAAGAAACTGTAAAACCTAGAATAGAAGATCCAGAAAAAAGTATATCATATACAGAATTTTCTTATATGCTGATACAAGCATACGATTTTGTAAAATTATACAAAGAAAAAGACTGCAAACTACAAATATGCGGATCTGACCAATGGGGGAATTGAGTAACAGGTATAGAGCTGATAAGAAAAATATTAGATAAAGAAAGTTATGTAGTAAGCGCCCCATTAATATTGGACAGTAGTGGTAAAAAATTTGGTAAATCAGAATGAAATGCAATTTGGCTTGATGAAAACAAATCTAGTCCTTATTTTGTTTATCAATATTTTATGAATTGTACAGATGAAGATGTAGAAAGATTTTTGAAAATATATACAATATTAGATTTTGAAGAGATAGACAAAATAGTAGACACACACAAACAAGCCCCAGAAAATAGATACTGACAAGCTATGCTAGCCAAAAATGTTGTAAGAACAGTATTTTGAGAAAAACAATCAATCCAAGCAGAAAAAATTTCTGAAGTTATGTTTGGAAAAAAAGATAAAAAAGAAATAATAAAATCTATGGACGAAGAAGAAATAAAAGCATTAAAAAATGAGATATGAGGAATTGATTGGAAATGAAATATTAAAATCACAGAAGCTTTGAGCCAATCTTGACTTACTGCATCAAACTCAGAAGCAAAGAAAATGATAAAATCAGGTGCAGTCTATCTAAACGAAGAAAAAGTAGAAGATATTGAAAAAGAAATTACAGACGATGACTTAATAAACTGAAAGATTGCACTTTTGAGAAAAGGAAAGAAAAACTACAAAATTATTAGCTAA
- the ileS gene encoding isoleucine--tRNA ligase, giving the protein MGNFQELSPKQNFGDLDQEIIDFWKQNNTFQKSVEQRPKENTFRFYDGPPFITGVPHHGHLLASTVKDAIPRYWTMKGKRCERVWGWDCHGIPVEEKVMKKLGLTKNSEIESTGVENFIKECYNYTNQVSSEWDWYIDHIGRWVDFQNAYKTMDQDYMESVMWVFKELYDKGMIYKGKRISLYSVKLGTPISNFEVAMDDSYENVNDPSITVKFDLSPNGSNREGISALVWTTTPWTLPANMALAINKECDYVIVETEEGKFLVAENRLEDIMKGKGNYKILDSFKGNKLEGLIYEPVFPFYKDKVGENNFKIYHADFITDTNGTGIGHQAPEFGEEDFGLGKQYGLHQTEAIDDECNYSEEIPDYKGRFIKDCQEDIMERLKQEGKLFRKESITHRVAICPRTNEPLVYRAQDSWFLDVQSIKDKLLDKNENISWYPEHLKYGRFAKNIEAAPDWCLSRNRYWATPMPMWTCENCGNIKVVGSREEIKQLSGQEITDLHRPYIDEIIFQCPECEGLMKRVPEVVDVWLESGSMPVAQLHYPFENEEKFRQGFPADFIAEYVGQVRAWFYVMHVVSTAMFGSQAYNNVLTTGVIAGSDGRKMSKSFNNFTDPKVLMKQYGGDSLRFYMMASPLVRGGDMNFKNEGVEDTVKKVLLPVWNTLYFFTTYANIDNFKPSDNNPNPENPLDRWIVSELNKLIRDVDQYMQDYDLQGATKVVSVFIENLSNWYIRRSRRRFWKSENDEDKMSAYQVLYHVLVEFSKVLAPLCPFISEKVFKILTGKESVHLEYFPEYDESKINNNLSEDMQKVQKIISLGLSLRAKNNIRVRQPLSTLSIGEKLDDYYIQIIKEELNVKEVEILDDMSKIATKICKPNAKLLGPKYGKSVQDIIKNAKEGNFKQIDGGKVNVIDFVLEPDEYEIVYEKKEGGPDVEGDVGIVVGLDLNITEELKNEGYARDIIRYIQEARKEADYNVDDRIQVEINFDNDNFGIVEKFGDYIQQETLSYIVESLENPDIIKSFEVDELKGEAKLKK; this is encoded by the coding sequence ATGTGAAATTTTCAGGAGCTTTCTCCGAAACAGAATTTTGGTGATTTGGATCAGGAAATAATTGATTTTTGGAAGCAAAACAACACTTTTCAAAAGTCTGTAGAGCAAAGACCCAAAGAAAATACTTTCAGATTTTATGATTGACCTCCTTTTATTACAGGTGTGCCACATCACTGACATCTTCTTGCTTCTACTGTTAAAGATGCAATTCCAAGATATTGGACTATGAAATGAAAAAGATGTGAGAGAGTTTGGTGATGGGATTGTCACTGAATTCCTGTAGAAGAAAAAGTAATGAAAAAATTATGACTAACAAAAAACTCAGAAATAGAATCTACCTGAGTAGAAAATTTTATTAAAGAATGTTATAATTACACCAATCAAGTAAGTAGTGAGTGGGATTGGTATATTGATCATATATGAAGATGGGTTGATTTTCAAAATGCTTATAAAACAATGGATCAAGACTATATGGAGTCTGTAATGTGGGTTTTCAAAGAACTTTATGATAAATGAATGATTTACAAAGGTAAAAGAATTTCTCTGTACAGTGTAAAACTTGGTACTCCTATATCAAATTTTGAAGTTGCAATGGATGACAGTTATGAAAATGTAAATGATCCATCAATTACAGTAAAATTTGACCTTTCTCCAAATTGATCAAATCGAGAAGGAATTTCAGCACTGGTTTGGACTACTACACCTTGGACTCTGCCTGCTAATATGGCATTGGCTATTAATAAAGAGTGTGACTATGTTATAGTTGAAACAGAAGAATGAAAATTTCTGGTTGCTGAAAATAGATTAGAAGATATAATGAAATGAAAAGGTAACTATAAAATACTTGATTCTTTCAAAGGAAACAAACTAGAATGATTAATTTATGAACCAGTTTTTCCTTTTTATAAAGATAAAGTAGGAGAGAATAATTTTAAGATTTATCATGCTGATTTCATTACAGATACTAATTGAACAGGTATATGACATCAGGCTCCTGAATTTGGTGAAGAAGACTTTGGGCTATGAAAACAATACTGACTACATCAGACTGAAGCAATAGATGATGAGTGTAACTACTCAGAAGAAATTCCTGATTATAAATGAAGGTTTATCAAAGACTGTCAGGAAGATATTATGGAAAGATTAAAACAAGAAGGCAAACTTTTCAGAAAGGAAAGCATTACCCATAGAGTGGCAATATGTCCAAGAACTAATGAACCTCTTGTTTATAGAGCACAGGATAGTTGGTTTTTGGATGTACAGTCTATCAAGGACAAGCTTTTGGATAAAAATGAAAATATAAGTTGGTATCCTGAGCATTTGAAATACTGAAGATTTGCTAAAAACATTGAAGCAGCTCCTGATTGGTGTCTTTCAAGAAATAGATATTGGGCAACTCCTATGCCAATGTGGACTTGTGAAAATTGTTGAAATATCAAAGTAGTTGGTTCTAGAGAAGAGATAAAACAGCTTAGTTGACAAGAAATTACTGATCTTCATAGGCCTTATATTGATGAAATAATATTTCAGTGTCCAGAATGTGAATGATTGATGAAAAGAGTGCCAGAAGTTGTTGATGTGTGGCTAGAAAGTGGTAGTATGCCAGTTGCTCAGCTCCATTATCCTTTTGAAAATGAAGAGAAGTTTAGACAGTGATTCCCTGCAGATTTTATAGCTGAATACGTTGGTCAGGTAAGAGCTTGGTTTTATGTGATGCATGTTGTCTCTACTGCTATGTTTGGATCTCAGGCTTATAATAATGTATTAACTACAGGTGTAATTGCAGGAAGTGATGGAAGGAAAATGTCCAAGTCTTTCAATAACTTTACTGATCCAAAGGTATTAATGAAGCAGTATTGATGAGATTCTTTGAGGTTTTATATGATGGCAAGTCCTTTGGTGAGATGAGGTGATATGAATTTCAAAAATGAATGAGTAGAGGATACAGTAAAAAAAGTATTGTTGCCAGTATGGAATACATTATATTTTTTCACCACTTATGCAAATATTGATAATTTCAAACCTTCTGATAACAATCCAAATCCAGAAAACCCACTTGATAGGTGGATTGTTTCTGAGCTTAACAAACTAATAAGAGATGTTGATCAATATATGCAAGATTATGATTTGCAGGGAGCAACAAAAGTTGTATCAGTATTTATAGAAAATTTATCAAACTGGTATATTCGCAGAAGCAGAAGAAGGTTCTGGAAATCAGAAAATGACGAGGATAAAATGAGTGCATATCAAGTACTTTATCATGTACTTGTAGAATTTAGTAAAGTACTTGCTCCATTGTGTCCTTTTATTTCAGAAAAAGTTTTTAAAATACTAACAGGCAAAGAATCAGTTCATCTAGAATACTTCCCGGAGTATGATGAAAGCAAAATAAACAATAATTTAAGTGAGGATATGCAAAAAGTACAAAAAATTATAAGTCTTGGGCTTTCTTTGAGAGCTAAAAATAACATTAGAGTAAGACAACCTTTGTCAACTCTAAGTATATGAGAAAAGCTTGATGATTATTATATACAGATAATCAAAGAAGAGCTTAATGTAAAGGAAGTAGAAATACTGGATGATATGAGCAAAATAGCGACCAAAATATGCAAACCAAATGCAAAGCTTTTGTGACCAAAATATGGTAAGTCTGTACAGGATATAATAAAAAACGCTAAAGAAGGTAATTTTAAACAAATCGATGGATGAAAAGTAAATGTGATAGATTTCGTACTGGAACCTGATGAATACGAAATAGTATACGAAAAGAAAGAGTGATGACCAGATGTAGAGTGAGACGTATGAATCGTGGTAGGTCTTGATCTAAATATCACAGAAGAACTAAAAAATGAATGATACGCAAGAGATATAATAAGATATATTCAAGAAGCAAGAAAAGAAGCAGACTATAATGTAGATGATAGAATACAGGTAGAAATTAATTTTGATAACGATAATTTTGGAATAGTAGAAAAATTTGGGGATTATATCCAGCAAGAGACTTTGTCCTATATTGTTGAAAGTTTGGAAAATCCTGATATTATCAAGAGTTTTGAGGTAGATGAACTTAAATGAGAAGCAAAATTAAAAAAATAA
- a CDS encoding glycosyltransferase, translated as MNIAFAGGGTGGHVFPIRTLIKYIQKNNNNSNKIFWFGEKNSLEDEISRECDCEFVPIVSGKFRREKNIVSILKNIIDIFKFGYGTLVSIYLIWKHKIDTIFCKGGYVALPVVVGGWILRKKIIVHESDSVMGLTNKIASKLSNFKYSGMDHKGFENIGQIISSDLLSFDSIDTKLKKTDTKTNILVSGGSQGSRYIYKNLINAIKENPSLQNHFNFFVVLGTANKDLKEQFESINGVEVFEFLTQGQMGSLYNLCDIGITRGGATSLAEQKLFNMRLIIIPLPFTGGNHQFHNAIQYQKKYNDILISQKHFSKEIVSSSLNKFINYKKEQPNLSEINNKINKNIEKILGISG; from the coding sequence ATGAATATAGCGTTTGCTTGATGATGAACCTGATGACATGTTTTTCCTATAAGGACACTTATAAAATATATACAAAAAAACAATAACAATTCAAATAAAATTTTTTGGTTTTGAGAAAAAAACTCACTAGAAGACGAAATTAGCAGAGAATGCGATTGTGAATTTGTACCCATTGTATCTTGAAAATTTAGAAGAGAAAAAAATATAGTCTCTATCCTTAAAAACATAATTGATATTTTTAAGTTCTGATATTGAACATTGGTTAGCATATACCTAATTTGGAAACACAAAATAGATACAATCTTTTGCAAATGATGATATGTAGCATTACCGGTAGTTGTATGATGATGGATTTTGAGAAAAAAAATAATTGTTCATGAATCAGATTCAGTTATGGGCCTAACCAATAAGATAGCATCAAAGCTTTCTAATTTCAAATATTCATGAATGGATCATAAATGATTTGAAAACATATGACAGATAATATCATCAGACCTATTAAGCTTTGACAGTATAGACACAAAACTCAAAAAAACAGACACAAAAACAAATATACTGGTATCATGATGATCACAATGATCTAGATATATTTACAAAAATTTGATAAATGCAATCAAAGAAAATCCTAGCCTACAAAACCACTTCAACTTTTTTGTTGTACTTGGAACTGCCAACAAAGATCTAAAAGAACAATTTGAAAGCATAAACTGAGTAGAAGTTTTTGAGTTTCTAACTCAATGACAAATGTGAAGTTTGTACAATTTGTGTGATATTGGTATAACAAGGTGATGAGCCACCTCACTTGCAGAGCAAAAACTTTTCAATATGAGATTAATAATAATTCCACTACCATTTACTTGATGAAATCACCAATTTCATAATGCTATCCAATATCAAAAAAAATACAATGATATATTAATATCACAAAAACATTTCAGCAAAGAAATAGTTTCAAGCTCACTAAATAAATTTATTAACTATAAAAAAGAACAACCAAATCTATCAGAAATAAACAATAAAATCAACAAAAATATTGAAAAAATCCTGTGAATAAGCTGATAA
- a CDS encoding aspartate 1-decarboxylase: MKQILRSKIHQAIVTDTNPDYEGSMFLDQELMQKSGILSGERVEISNIRNGER, translated from the coding sequence ATGAAACAAATACTAAGATCCAAAATTCATCAAGCTATCGTAACAGATACCAATCCTGATTATGAAGGATCTATGTTTTTGGATCAAGAATTGATGCAAAAATCCTGAATATTATCAGGTGAAAGGGTTGAAATATCAAACATTCGTAACTGAGAAAGATAG
- the murB gene encoding UDP-N-acetylmuramate dehydrogenase: MQENVDISKLSGFKTKASTRYYFQVDSVDDVRQLYDIVDFSYKNNLNLLFVGGGTNLLFAFYEYDGIIVKNNLSGFDYNPQTKKLVVYSNEDISNVAEILEYKYGNNIWHRFIGLPGTVGGAVVGNAGCFGLQISNNFLNATLYDTFTGEEFCLDYEQMKFGYRDSLLKGQSRYFLVKAEFDLSQKIEKYHSDVDNIYFRKYKQPKGNSCGSFFKNPSKDVSSGLLLEKAGFKGYQYKDAFFSQQHANFLMTSKDYTDFSSLIYLKDAAQKTIYHKFNIWLEPEVSIISNYK; this comes from the coding sequence ATGCAAGAAAATGTTGATATTTCAAAACTATCTTGATTCAAAACAAAAGCATCTACAAGATATTATTTTCAAGTAGACAGTGTAGACGATGTTAGACAACTTTATGATATAGTTGATTTTTCTTATAAAAATAATTTAAACTTGTTATTTGTAGGATGAGGTACTAACTTGTTGTTTGCTTTTTATGAGTATGATTGAATAATTGTTAAGAACAATTTATCCTGATTTGATTATAATCCACAAACAAAAAAACTTGTAGTATATTCAAATGAAGATATTTCAAATGTAGCAGAAATATTGGAGTACAAGTATGGTAACAATATATGGCATAGGTTTATTGGATTGCCATGAACTGTATGATGAGCAGTTGTAGGAAATGCTTGATGTTTTTGACTTCAAATATCAAATAATTTCTTAAATGCTACATTGTATGATACATTTACATGAGAAGAATTTTGTTTGGATTATGAACAAATGAAATTTTGATATAGAGATTCTTTACTAAAGTGACAGTCTAGATATTTTTTGGTGAAGGCAGAATTTGATTTATCTCAAAAAATTGAAAAATACCATTCAGATGTGGATAATATTTACTTTAGGAAATACAAACAACCCAAATGAAATAGTTGCTGAAGTTTTTTTAAAAATCCATCAAAGGATGTGTCTTCTTGACTGCTTTTGGAAAAGGCATGATTCAAGTGATACCAATATAAAGATGCATTTTTTAGTCAACAACATGCAAATTTTTTGATGACCTCAAAAGACTACACAGATTTTTCTAGTTTGATTTATCTTAAGGATGCAGCTCAAAAAACAATTTATCATAAATTTAATATATGGCTTGAGCCAGAAGTATCAATAATTTCAAACTATAAATAA
- a CDS encoding NfeD family protein: MSFGLYWISIGIIFIIIEVFLLTLDFLAIGAAAIITGVFVFVFDIGYDQWWITGLIFLISSTINLYVMKKYVVNWFHVGQSQQSPMSMDNAKGEKLKVQVMGGQKVVFFDGGYWNIKTDDEVNQGDTVEIVEFGTGFLKVKKIF; the protein is encoded by the coding sequence ATGTCTTTTGGACTTTATTGGATAAGTATTTGAATTATATTTATAATCATCGAGGTTTTTTTGTTGACTTTAGATTTTTTGGCAATATGAGCAGCAGCAATTATTACTTGAGTTTTTGTTTTTGTTTTTGATATTGGTTATGATCAATGGTGGATTACAGGTTTGATATTTTTGATATCTTCTACAATCAATTTGTATGTTATGAAAAAATATGTGGTAAACTGGTTTCATGTATGACAATCTCAACAAAGTCCTATGAGTATGGATAATGCAAAATGAGAAAAATTAAAAGTTCAAGTTATGGGCTGACAAAAGGTTGTATTTTTTGATTGATGATACTGGAATATAAAAACAGATGATGAAGTAAATCAGTGAGATACAGTAGAGATAGTAGAATTTTGAACATGATTTCTAAAAGTTAAAAAAATATTTTAA
- the rsmI gene encoding 16S rRNA (cytidine(1402)-2'-O)-methyltransferase, whose product MSRQQQNYFGKILEYLNGLIQKMISIIPTPIGNTEDITLRALRLMKELDIFLCEDTRTSKKLFKIYEIDYSKKKFYSITSFTSKGKLEFYEKLLKENNVGILSEAGSPGLSDPGKSIVKILWENKLEFEVLPGSNALIPAVVAAPMDSSEFLYMGFLPTKKGRQTKIKKIINSKKPVFLYESVHRIYKLILQLKENGFEGNIGIFREISKMHEEKIYDNIDNIIEKFKSGKIKEKGEFVVCIYNITS is encoded by the coding sequence ATGAGTAGACAGCAACAAAATTATTTTTGAAAAATATTAGAATATCTAAATTGATTAATACAAAAAATGATAAGCATAATTCCTACACCTATTGGAAATACAGAAGATATAACACTTAGAGCATTGAGGCTAATGAAAGAATTAGATATTTTTTTGTGTGAAGATACAAGAACAAGCAAAAAACTTTTTAAAATATATGAGATTGATTATAGTAAAAAAAAGTTTTATAGTATCACAAGCTTCACCAGCAAATGAAAACTAGAGTTTTATGAGAAACTACTCAAGGAAAATAATGTATGAATACTAAGTGAAGCTTGATCTCCATGACTTTCAGATCCATGAAAATCAATTGTAAAAATTCTTTGGGAAAATAAACTAGAATTTGAAGTTTTGCCATGATCAAACGCACTAATTCCTGCTGTGGTGGCAGCACCAATGGACAGTTCAGAGTTTTTATATATGGGATTTTTACCAACTAAAAAATGAAGACAAACCAAAATAAAGAAAATTATAAACTCAAAAAAACCAGTATTTTTGTACGAATCCGTCCACAGAATATACAAACTAATCCTACAATTAAAAGAAAACTGATTTGAGTGAAATATAGGAATATTTAGAGAGATAAGCAAAATGCATGAAGAGAAAATTTATGACAATATAGACAACATAATAGAAAAGTTTAAATCATGAAAAATCAAAGAAAAAGGAGAGTTTGTAGTTTGTATTTATAATATAACATCATAA